From Thiomicrospira sp. XS5, one genomic window encodes:
- a CDS encoding amidase, giving the protein MNSVLNGMMLDLKGAYPVQEGPLNHLRLAVKDLFHLAGVPTSAGNPHWLESHPVPDETASSVLKLLNAGAELVGKTLTDELAYSLNGINYHFGTPCNYAAEGRIPGGSSSGSAVAVSMGLADIGLGTDTGGSIRVPASYNGLFGLRPTHGVIEMDNMVPLAPQFDTIGWMTRDLETLSKVADVMLPPQTVHLPQQLVVFHPIIQGRHLWTDDATNWLADRVAVFEAVSHIELDESLLSFASETYRTLQGYQAWQVHGEWITDEKPVLGSDIAARFDWCQTITEAQYEQADRDRASIRCQIDDYLPSDDTVAMMPTTPGAAPRLDETPEELADYRNELMGLTALAGLTRRPQLHLPVLKDQGAPWGVSLFGAMHQDKALIALAERLLEVNDG; this is encoded by the coding sequence ATGAACAGCGTTTTAAATGGCATGATGCTGGATTTAAAAGGGGCTTATCCGGTTCAAGAAGGGCCTTTGAATCACCTGCGTTTGGCGGTGAAGGATTTGTTTCACCTGGCTGGCGTGCCGACATCGGCAGGGAATCCACATTGGTTAGAATCGCACCCGGTGCCGGATGAGACGGCGTCATCAGTTTTAAAGCTTTTGAATGCGGGAGCGGAGCTGGTCGGAAAAACCTTAACCGATGAACTGGCGTACAGCTTGAACGGCATCAATTATCACTTTGGTACGCCTTGTAATTATGCCGCAGAAGGGCGTATTCCCGGTGGTTCCAGTAGCGGTTCAGCGGTGGCGGTGAGCATGGGCTTGGCGGACATTGGCCTGGGCACGGATACCGGCGGCTCGATTCGTGTGCCCGCCAGTTACAACGGTCTGTTCGGTTTGCGACCGACCCACGGTGTGATTGAAATGGATAACATGGTGCCTTTGGCGCCACAGTTCGATACCATCGGCTGGATGACACGCGATTTGGAGACCTTATCTAAGGTGGCCGATGTGATGTTGCCGCCGCAAACCGTACACTTGCCACAACAGCTGGTCGTGTTCCATCCCATTATCCAAGGCCGCCATTTGTGGACGGATGATGCCACCAATTGGCTGGCAGACAGAGTGGCCGTGTTCGAGGCCGTATCCCATATTGAACTGGACGAATCTTTGTTGTCGTTCGCCAGTGAAACCTATCGCACCTTGCAAGGTTACCAGGCCTGGCAGGTTCACGGTGAATGGATTACCGATGAAAAACCGGTGCTTGGCAGTGACATTGCCGCACGGTTTGACTGGTGCCAAACCATTACCGAGGCCCAATACGAGCAAGCCGACCGTGATCGCGCCAGTATCCGCTGTCAAATCGATGATTATTTGCCATCGGACGACACGGTGGCGATGATGCCGACAACGCCGGGCGCGGCACCGCGGCTGGATGAAACACCTGAAGAGCTGGCGGATTATCGAAATGAGTTGATGGGGTTAACGGCGTTGGCCGGGTTGACTCGGCGTCCGCAACTGCATTTGCCGGTTTTAAAAGATCAAGGCGCGCCTTGGGGCGTGTCGTTATTCGGTGCCATGCATCAAGACAAAGCATTGATTGCGTTGGCGGAAAGATTATTGGAGGTAAACGATGGCTAA
- a CDS encoding sulfite exporter TauE/SafE family protein — protein sequence MDISQVVALWPFWSALIVTGVVAGLLAGLLGVGGGIVIVPVLYFIFQQIGMTPMDAMSLATGTSLATIIPTSISSIRAHRQKGNVDTGLIQAWWVFMLLGVLAGSLLVSQVQSEGFIILFALIAMLVAVRMFLHKQSEAAHLPSQLWQRVSATTVGGLSVMAGIGGGTIGVPVLSKFGFASHRAVGTAAAFGLIIALPGAIVMFLFGQAPLSAPFGTVGLVNWPSFLLIVPLTVLFAPLGVKLGQKLPAQTLKKVFAVVLLITGVRMFIQAIGV from the coding sequence ATGGATATCTCTCAAGTCGTGGCGTTGTGGCCTTTCTGGTCGGCGTTGATTGTGACCGGTGTGGTGGCGGGGTTGCTGGCCGGTTTGCTCGGTGTGGGCGGTGGCATTGTCATCGTGCCGGTGCTGTATTTTATTTTTCAACAAATCGGTATGACGCCGATGGACGCCATGAGTTTGGCGACGGGCACCTCCCTGGCGACGATTATTCCGACATCGATTTCCTCGATCCGCGCGCATCGTCAAAAAGGCAATGTCGATACCGGTTTGATCCAGGCCTGGTGGGTTTTCATGTTGTTGGGCGTGCTGGCGGGCAGTCTGCTGGTGTCGCAAGTGCAAAGCGAAGGCTTCATTATTTTATTTGCGCTCATCGCCATGTTGGTGGCAGTACGGATGTTTTTGCATAAACAATCGGAAGCGGCACATTTGCCCAGCCAGCTTTGGCAGCGCGTCAGCGCGACGACGGTAGGCGGTTTATCGGTAATGGCCGGTATCGGTGGCGGCACCATTGGTGTGCCGGTGCTGAGTAAGTTCGGTTTTGCGTCGCATCGCGCCGTGGGCACGGCCGCAGCCTTCGGGCTGATTATTGCCTTGCCAGGGGCCATCGTGATGTTTCTGTTTGGCCAAGCGCCGCTGAGTGCGCCGTTTGGTACCGTAGGCCTGGTGAATTGGCCAAGTTTCTTATTGATTGTTCCGTTAACAGTCCTGTTTGCACCGCTGGGTGTGAAGCTGGGACAAAAGCTCCCCGCGCAGACGTTGAAAAAGGTGTTTGCGGTTGTGTTATTGATTACCGGGGTGCGTATGTTTATTCAAGCCATAGGGGTATAA
- a CDS encoding gamma-glutamyltransferase family protein, whose amino-acid sequence MAKVAFTAPHHQAAQAGLAVLEKGGHAVDAMIAAAASVSAVYPHMTGLGGDGFWLIQSPGEKPVAIDASGWSAGAADLDFYRDEETIPSRGPKAAIDMAGAVSGWEKARQLMTAKGFSNWPLQEVLQSAIFFAEQGIDVTESLADASALTYENLKDVPGFAEVFLPDGQPLKTGETFKNSGLANLLKRLAEDGLNGFYQGDIADAIGAFLSRHGSPVQADDLNQYQAVPMEVLSTKTTLGTLYNVGAPTQGLASLLILALYDKLYQPDWGELDKVHHLVECTKQAFLIRDAQIADVSRVTTPLEDWLSEASLNTCLDAIQPNQAMPWPKTARPGDTVWMGAVDQHGVMVSYIQSLYWEFGSGVTIPEFGLVWNNRGTSFSLDETSLNALAPNKKPFHTLNPAMCEFYDGRRMVYGTMGGEGQPQTQAALYMRYAYDEKPLAAAIAEDRWLLGRTWGDQQNDLKLEAGLAERLGDSLQQLGHQLQTVPSLSEKMGHAGAIVLSGDGQVDSASDPRSDGAGLTGEVH is encoded by the coding sequence ATGGCTAAGGTGGCGTTTACCGCACCGCACCACCAAGCGGCGCAGGCGGGCTTGGCGGTTTTGGAAAAAGGCGGTCATGCCGTGGACGCGATGATTGCTGCGGCGGCATCGGTGTCGGCCGTGTATCCGCATATGACGGGCTTGGGGGGCGATGGCTTTTGGTTGATCCAATCCCCGGGTGAAAAACCCGTCGCGATCGATGCATCCGGTTGGTCGGCGGGGGCCGCCGATTTGGACTTTTATCGGGACGAGGAAACGATTCCTTCACGTGGCCCGAAGGCGGCGATTGATATGGCTGGCGCGGTGTCCGGCTGGGAGAAAGCGCGGCAATTGATGACCGCGAAAGGGTTCTCTAACTGGCCGTTGCAAGAAGTGTTGCAATCGGCGATTTTTTTCGCGGAACAAGGTATCGACGTCACGGAAAGTTTGGCTGATGCCAGCGCTTTAACCTACGAAAACCTAAAAGACGTGCCCGGTTTTGCCGAGGTGTTTTTGCCGGATGGGCAGCCGTTAAAAACGGGGGAGACCTTTAAAAACTCAGGCCTGGCGAATTTGCTGAAACGGCTTGCGGAAGACGGCTTGAACGGTTTTTATCAAGGTGATATCGCCGATGCCATTGGCGCATTTTTAAGCCGCCACGGCAGCCCGGTTCAGGCGGACGATTTAAACCAATACCAAGCGGTTCCGATGGAAGTCTTGAGTACAAAAACCACTTTGGGCACCTTGTATAACGTGGGGGCACCGACGCAAGGCCTGGCTTCCTTATTGATTTTGGCTTTATACGATAAGTTGTATCAGCCGGACTGGGGTGAGTTGGACAAGGTGCATCATTTGGTGGAATGCACCAAGCAAGCCTTTTTAATTCGCGATGCGCAGATTGCCGATGTCTCACGTGTGACCACGCCTTTAGAGGATTGGCTGTCGGAAGCGTCTTTGAACACTTGTCTGGACGCGATACAGCCGAATCAAGCCATGCCTTGGCCAAAAACCGCCAGGCCTGGCGATACCGTTTGGATGGGCGCGGTGGATCAACATGGCGTCATGGTCAGCTACATTCAAAGTTTGTATTGGGAATTCGGCAGTGGGGTGACGATACCGGAGTTCGGCTTGGTGTGGAACAACCGCGGCACCAGCTTTAGCCTTGACGAAACCAGCCTGAATGCCTTGGCTCCGAATAAAAAACCGTTTCATACCTTGAACCCGGCGATGTGCGAATTTTACGACGGTCGTCGTATGGTGTACGGCACCATGGGTGGAGAAGGTCAGCCGCAGACGCAAGCCGCTTTGTACATGCGTTACGCCTATGACGAAAAGCCGTTGGCGGCCGCCATTGCTGAAGACCGCTGGCTGCTAGGCCGGACCTGGGGCGATCAGCAGAATGATTTGAAGCTGGAAGCCGGGTTGGCAGAGCGCCTAGGCGATTCGTTGCAACAGTTAGGTCATCAATTGCAAACGGTGCCGAGTTTGTCGGAAAAAATGGGGCATGCCGGGGCGATTGTGTTGTCCGGGGACGGCCAGGTGGACTCCGCTTCCGATCCACGCAGTGACGGGGCGGGTCTAACAGGGGAGGTGCATTGA
- the rraA gene encoding ribonuclease E activity regulator RraA — translation MEMGTPDICDKYRDLLQVAQPVFKSFGGLSRMSADVETLKIKHDNALFWEILKQPGHRRILVVDAEGDYCAVMGDRMADLAVKNGWKGLLIHGYIRDSALLKTMPLGIWALGTCPMKGHLTRPGHLSVPLRFAGLDIDLSNTLYIDEDGVLVSTDAFPEFAAYFP, via the coding sequence ATGGAAATGGGCACACCGGATATTTGCGATAAATACCGTGATTTGCTACAGGTCGCACAACCGGTTTTCAAATCCTTCGGCGGGTTGTCGCGGATGTCCGCCGACGTGGAAACCCTTAAGATCAAACACGACAATGCTTTGTTTTGGGAAATTCTTAAACAACCCGGTCACAGACGGATTTTAGTGGTGGACGCCGAAGGCGACTATTGCGCGGTGATGGGCGATCGCATGGCCGATTTAGCCGTTAAAAACGGCTGGAAAGGCCTGTTGATTCACGGTTACATTCGTGATTCCGCACTCTTGAAAACCATGCCGTTAGGCATTTGGGCGCTGGGGACCTGTCCGATGAAGGGGCATTTGACCCGGCCGGGTCATTTGTCGGTACCATTGCGCTTCGCCGGGTTGGACATCGATTTGTCGAATACCTTGTATATCGACGAAGATGGTGTACTGGTCTCGACGGATGCCTTCCCGGAATTTGCCGCGTACTTTCCTTAG
- a CDS encoding alanine--glyoxylate aminotransferase family protein — MSESFDQINPPPRLLMGPGPINADPRVLRAMSAQLVGQYDPAMTNYMNETMALYRQIFETQNQWTLLIDGTSRAGIESVLVSALEPGDKVLVPVFGRFGHLLTEIAHRCGAEVHTLDVEWGQVFTPDQIEDVIKTIRPKMLAVVQGDTATTMLQPLEELGAICQRYDVLLYSDATASIVGNAFKADEWGLDAVSVGLQKCLGGPSGSAPITLSDRFVDVINQRRHIEAGIRDAHHQDSQGQIIRSNYFDLPMILDYWGEERLNHHTEASSMLYCARECARIVLQEGLDNTIARHKLNGDAMRAGAEGLNLKLFGDQANKMNNVLGVYIPEGVDGEAVRQSMLLDFGIEIGTSFGHLKGKIWRIGTMGYNARKDAVLTTLSALENVLRRMGHKLPQGEGIDRAMAVYNGEAS, encoded by the coding sequence ATGTCTGAATCATTTGATCAAATCAATCCGCCGCCGCGTCTGTTGATGGGGCCGGGGCCAATCAACGCCGACCCGCGTGTGCTGCGTGCCATGTCGGCGCAGTTGGTCGGACAATACGACCCGGCGATGACGAACTACATGAATGAGACAATGGCCTTGTATCGCCAGATTTTCGAAACCCAAAATCAATGGACGCTGTTGATTGACGGCACTTCCCGCGCCGGAATCGAATCGGTATTGGTGTCCGCGCTGGAACCGGGCGATAAAGTCCTGGTGCCGGTGTTTGGGCGTTTCGGTCATTTGTTAACGGAAATCGCGCATCGTTGCGGGGCCGAAGTGCACACGCTGGATGTGGAGTGGGGCCAAGTCTTTACGCCGGATCAAATTGAAGACGTCATTAAGACGATTCGGCCGAAAATGCTGGCGGTGGTGCAGGGCGATACCGCCACCACCATGTTGCAGCCGTTGGAAGAACTGGGCGCGATTTGTCAGCGTTACGATGTGTTGTTGTACAGCGATGCCACCGCGTCGATTGTCGGGAATGCGTTTAAGGCCGATGAATGGGGCTTGGATGCGGTGTCGGTCGGTCTGCAAAAATGTTTGGGCGGGCCATCAGGCAGTGCGCCGATTACCTTGAGTGACCGATTTGTGGACGTGATTAACCAGCGTCGTCACATCGAAGCGGGCATCCGTGATGCGCACCATCAAGACAGTCAGGGGCAGATTATCCGTTCCAATTATTTCGATTTGCCGATGATTTTGGATTATTGGGGCGAAGAACGCTTAAATCACCACACCGAAGCCAGTTCCATGCTGTATTGCGCCCGTGAGTGCGCCCGAATCGTGTTGCAGGAAGGCCTGGACAACACCATCGCGCGTCACAAACTGAATGGCGATGCGATGCGCGCCGGGGCGGAGGGATTGAACTTGAAGCTGTTCGGGGATCAGGCCAATAAGATGAATAATGTCTTGGGGGTGTATATTCCAGAAGGCGTGGACGGTGAAGCGGTGCGTCAATCGATGTTATTGGATTTCGGCATTGAAATCGGCACCTCCTTCGGGCACCTGAAAGGCAAAATCTGGCGTATTGGTACCATGGGGTATAACGCTCGTAAAGATGCCGTTTTAACCACGCTTTCCGCGTTGGAAAACGTGTTGCGCCGCATGGGGCATAAACTCCCGCAAGGCGAAGGCATTGATCGTGCCATGGCCGTCTACAATGGCGAGGCGTCTTAG
- a CDS encoding diguanylate cyclase, giving the protein MRGLLNRYRQSIALHLLTVIFGFYFLVAVLVTVIQLYKEYENTKKEFYEEIQTLPATFGKGISDSVWTYNQELLRSILQGMYNLPIVVGVKLESLDHKMDLQIGTVFNDQNEVIYFDSMGNPTEQQLFGLGAKSLFDYQFPIHYKGPAFDEEIPLGQVTLYSNDHLVFERVKYGFFLILINSLIKTFALWFIIYFFIKKYLGRPLEEFTLKIQQQNTQSPQSIDLEIPWTDKNELLILKDSYNQMIRRLNGHQHELLKLNQALDEKVKARTLDLEQAKESAEKLAYSDPLTQLSNRRAFFDFGQQMLDQAYQQKTPLSLIMLDIDYFKKLNDTYGHALGDKALQAFANTLQNHLRPADLLGRLGGEEFAVLLPNTAEAEALNMAQILRQQISQIELKHNQQFIQFTASLGVVESNRESTNIDALLAQADKALYVSKNKGRNQVTAYSEIDHDSMP; this is encoded by the coding sequence ATGCGTGGCTTACTGAACCGTTATCGCCAATCCATTGCGCTTCACCTGTTGACCGTTATCTTCGGGTTTTATTTTTTGGTGGCGGTACTGGTAACGGTGATTCAGCTTTACAAAGAATACGAAAACACCAAAAAAGAGTTCTATGAAGAAATTCAAACCTTACCGGCCACCTTTGGTAAGGGCATTTCCGATTCGGTCTGGACGTATAACCAGGAACTGTTACGTTCGATTTTACAAGGCATGTACAATCTTCCCATCGTGGTGGGCGTCAAGCTTGAGTCGCTCGATCATAAGATGGACTTGCAAATCGGCACGGTGTTCAATGACCAAAACGAAGTCATCTACTTTGACTCAATGGGCAACCCCACCGAGCAGCAGCTTTTCGGCCTGGGCGCCAAATCGCTTTTCGATTACCAATTCCCCATTCATTATAAAGGTCCCGCGTTTGACGAAGAGATTCCCTTAGGCCAAGTGACGCTTTATTCCAATGATCACTTGGTCTTCGAGCGAGTCAAATACGGCTTCTTTCTGATTCTGATTAACTCCTTAATCAAAACCTTCGCGCTTTGGTTCATTATTTACTTCTTTATCAAAAAATACTTGGGTCGACCGCTGGAAGAATTCACCCTCAAAATTCAGCAGCAAAACACCCAATCCCCGCAGTCCATTGACTTGGAAATTCCGTGGACGGATAAAAATGAACTGCTTATTTTAAAAGACAGTTACAACCAAATGATCCGGCGGTTGAACGGTCATCAACACGAGTTGTTAAAGCTGAACCAAGCGCTGGATGAAAAGGTCAAGGCCCGTACGCTCGACTTAGAACAAGCCAAAGAAAGCGCGGAAAAACTGGCTTACAGCGACCCGCTGACACAGCTCAGCAACCGTCGTGCGTTTTTTGATTTTGGGCAACAGATGTTGGATCAGGCGTATCAGCAAAAAACGCCGTTGAGTTTGATTATGTTGGATATCGATTATTTTAAAAAACTCAACGATACCTATGGTCATGCTTTAGGGGACAAAGCACTGCAAGCATTTGCCAACACGCTTCAGAACCATCTGCGTCCAGCCGATTTGCTTGGGCGTTTAGGCGGGGAAGAGTTTGCGGTGCTGTTGCCCAATACCGCTGAAGCGGAGGCGTTGAATATGGCGCAAATCCTTCGTCAACAAATCAGTCAAATTGAGTTAAAGCACAATCAGCAATTCATTCAATTTACCGCCAGTTTAGGTGTGGTTGAAAGTAATCGAGAAAGCACCAACATCGATGCATTGCTTGCACAAGCGGATAAGGCGCTGTATGTTTCAAAAAATAAAGGGCGCAATCAGGTCACCGCGTATTCTGAAATCGACCATGACTCAATGCCATAA
- a CDS encoding allantoate amidohydrolase, with product MSRVIDRCNRLAEITDTLKGISRLYLSPAYMEGLKQVEAWMQEAGMETWVDPVGNQWGRYACPNPDAPTLILGSHLDTVPNAGKFDGILGVILAIEVVDQVVKTGLELPFHLEVVGFGDEEGVRFEASMLGSRAVVGQWDDDTLELTDAQGISLSAALEACGLNPQDYRAASRKDDNLLGFWEIHMEQGPVLEAENLPVGVVSAIAGARRFKVMIEGEPGHAGTVPMSLRQDALAAASEVNLMIEKSAQIHQLVATVGHIKVYPNAVNVIPGMVEFTVDIRSEDDALREKVMNLIFLASEAICMQRDVDIYWKEYHLAPAKNCHPEFRQLFEQSIAKLKNHVRSLASGAGHDAMTMAEITDIAMLFVRCKDGISHHPDEDVTCEDAEAALQTTLLALKKLAAHYDAGLETLEIL from the coding sequence GTGTCTCGGGTTATTGATCGTTGTAACCGGCTGGCGGAAATTACCGATACGCTGAAAGGCATTTCCCGCTTGTATTTATCACCGGCCTATATGGAAGGTTTGAAACAGGTTGAGGCATGGATGCAGGAAGCCGGAATGGAAACCTGGGTTGATCCGGTGGGAAACCAATGGGGTCGCTATGCTTGTCCAAACCCGGATGCCCCCACCTTGATTCTGGGGTCCCACTTGGACACGGTGCCGAATGCCGGCAAGTTCGACGGTATTTTGGGGGTGATTCTCGCCATTGAGGTGGTCGACCAAGTGGTTAAGACCGGCTTGGAATTGCCATTTCACCTGGAAGTGGTCGGATTTGGTGATGAGGAAGGGGTGCGGTTTGAAGCTTCCATGTTGGGAAGCCGTGCCGTTGTCGGACAATGGGATGATGACACGCTGGAGCTGACCGATGCACAAGGCATCAGTTTGTCCGCTGCGCTGGAAGCTTGTGGTTTGAATCCGCAGGACTATCGTGCCGCGTCGCGTAAGGACGATAACCTGCTGGGGTTCTGGGAAATTCACATGGAGCAAGGCCCAGTGTTGGAGGCGGAGAATCTGCCGGTGGGCGTGGTGTCGGCCATTGCCGGCGCGCGTCGTTTTAAAGTGATGATTGAAGGGGAGCCGGGGCACGCCGGTACTGTTCCGATGTCGTTGCGACAGGATGCTTTGGCGGCGGCGTCGGAAGTGAATTTAATGATTGAGAAAAGCGCCCAAATCCACCAGTTGGTGGCAACGGTCGGGCACATTAAAGTCTATCCGAATGCGGTGAATGTCATTCCCGGCATGGTGGAGTTTACGGTCGATATTCGCAGTGAGGACGATGCCTTGCGCGAAAAAGTCATGAATTTGATTTTCCTGGCCAGTGAAGCCATTTGCATGCAGCGGGATGTGGACATTTATTGGAAAGAATACCATCTGGCGCCAGCGAAAAACTGCCACCCCGAATTCCGTCAATTATTCGAACAGTCCATTGCGAAATTGAAGAACCATGTGCGCAGTCTGGCCAGTGGGGCCGGGCATGATGCCATGACCATGGCGGAAATTACCGACATCGCCATGTTGTTTGTGCGCTGCAAAGACGGCATCAGTCATCATCCGGATGAGGATGTGACGTGTGAGGATGCGGAAGCGGCTTTGCAAACTACATTACTGGCGTTGAAAAAATTGGCCGCGCATTATGATGCAGGTCTTGAGACTTTGGAGATACTTTGA